From Vibrio crassostreae, one genomic window encodes:
- the emrD gene encoding multidrug efflux MFS transporter EmrD yields the protein MSASFPLAKLTFLIAILTAVGQMTQTMYVPSIGHMAGEFLVSASSLQAVMACYLIPYGLSQFVYGPLSDRLGRKPIIVVGLIIYIIGTLVALFAHEYQWFLAGSFIQGLGIGCGGAMSRTLTRDCFEGAELHRANSLISMCVIFSPLMAPVLGGYLTEAFGWRSSYLFLALFGIAVVITMMTSMMETLPKERRKNESVVNSYKFVLSDKRFQGFLLVLVATFAGVAVFEAAAGVLLGGVLGLPATTVSLLFVLPIPGYLVGAGLSSYIAQRRSERRALNVGLVSILVGSAVVLIPGLFGQTTALTLIGGATIYFLGAGILFPAATTGALSPFPYHAGTGGAILGGMQNLGAGIATLLASFFPAQDQLPLGCLMIAMSFIVMLGLRWVNRKPDHSNEMPLAI from the coding sequence ATGTCTGCCTCGTTTCCATTAGCGAAACTTACCTTTTTAATCGCTATTCTGACAGCCGTAGGTCAAATGACTCAAACGATGTACGTGCCTTCTATCGGTCATATGGCGGGTGAGTTTTTGGTTTCTGCGTCTTCACTTCAAGCTGTGATGGCGTGCTACTTGATCCCTTATGGTCTGTCGCAATTTGTCTACGGCCCGCTTTCTGATCGCCTAGGTCGTAAACCTATCATCGTAGTAGGTTTGATCATCTACATCATAGGTACTTTGGTAGCCTTATTCGCTCATGAGTATCAATGGTTCCTAGCGGGTAGCTTTATCCAAGGCTTAGGCATTGGTTGTGGCGGTGCGATGTCTCGAACATTGACTCGTGACTGTTTTGAAGGCGCAGAACTGCATCGTGCAAATAGCTTAATCAGCATGTGTGTGATTTTCTCACCATTGATGGCTCCTGTTTTGGGCGGTTACTTAACAGAAGCTTTCGGTTGGCGTTCTAGCTACTTGTTCCTCGCGCTGTTTGGTATCGCGGTTGTGATCACCATGATGACGAGCATGATGGAAACTCTGCCAAAAGAACGACGCAAAAATGAGTCTGTTGTAAACAGCTACAAATTCGTTCTGTCTGACAAACGCTTCCAAGGTTTCCTACTAGTTCTAGTAGCAACATTCGCGGGGGTCGCAGTATTTGAAGCCGCGGCTGGTGTATTACTTGGTGGCGTACTGGGTTTACCTGCAACCACAGTCAGCTTGTTGTTTGTTTTGCCTATTCCGGGTTACTTAGTGGGTGCTGGTCTATCGAGTTACATCGCACAACGTCGCTCTGAGCGTCGCGCACTGAATGTTGGCCTAGTGTCGATCTTAGTCGGTTCAGCCGTGGTGCTTATACCGGGTCTGTTTGGTCAAACAACAGCACTAACTTTGATTGGCGGTGCAACCATTTACTTCTTGGGTGCTGGTATCTTATTCCCAGCAGCAACAACAGGGGCACTATCGCCATTCCCATACCATGCAGGTACAGGAGGTGCGATCTTAGGTGGTATGCAGAACCTAGGTGCTGGTATCGCAACACTGTTGGCATCGTTCTTCCCGGCTCAAGACCAGCTTCCACTCGGCTGTTTGATGATTGCAATGTCATTTATCGTGATGCTTGGTTTACGTTGGGTCAATCGTAAACCTGACCACTCAAACGAAATGCCATTGGCTATCTAA